Part of the Syntrophorhabdaceae bacterium genome, GGACGAACGGGAGAATCAAAATAGTAATATATCCTAACAACGCCCTCGGGTCGCCGCCTGAAGTACTTGAGCAGAATATCCTCGGGGCGGTGGACATGAGCTTGCCCACGCAGGGACAGCTTGGAAAATATTCCAAGAAATTCAATTGCGTGATGCTTCCCTTTATATTTAACGATTACAAACACGCCGATAAAGTCCTGGACGGACCGTTCATCAAGTGGGCCGTTCCTGACCTGGATAAGGCCGGTCTGGTTTTCCTTTCAAACTGGGAATGGGGATTCAGGAATCTTACGAACAGCAAACATCCTGTAAAGAATCCCGAAGATGTGAAGGGGCTGAAGATAAGAACACCGCCGGAACTGCCGACACAGGCAGCCATGGAAGCCCTGGGAGCCATTGTCGCCACCATCAATTTTAACGAACTGCAGATGGCCTTAAAGCAGGGAACGATTGATGGCCAGGAGAACCCTATCGCCGTGATTTATTCAAATAAGATATACGAGACACAAAAGTACCTGACAATGACGGGCCACAATTACAACACCATGGTCCACGTGATAAGCAAGAAGGTATGGGACAAACTTACGCCCGCTGAGCAGAGGATCATTAAAGAAGAAAGCAAAAAGGCGGGTGATTGGATGAGGAAATCGGTGAGAGATGCCGAGGCCGACCAGATAAAACAGTTGGAAAAGTTCGGTATGGAAGTAACCTATCCTGACAAGGCTAAATTCAAGGCGTTGATGAAGCCCGCGTACGATCGCATGAAAGCTATCGCCGGGGAGGACAATATAGCCGCCTTCATAAAGATGACTGAACAGGCGAAATAACAGACGCATCTTTTTCTAGAATATCCTGATGTGAAGGAAAGGATGTATCGGGTATGACCTCCGATTCATCCTTTCCTGCGGTTTGATCTGTCGAGGCTTATTACGGGGTGATCGAATGCTTACTCTCATGATTTTTCTCGTCTTATTAATACTCATTATGATTGACCTTCCGATTGCCGTCGCCATGGGCCTCACGGCGATCGCCTTTTTCGTGGGCCTGGGTAATGGATCGCTCTTAACCATGCTGCCGCAGAGGATGTATGCGTCAACCACGAGTTTCACGCTGCTCGCGGTGCCTTTCTTTATCCTGGCCGGTAACCTTATGAACACGGGCGGCATAACCAACAGGATATTCCGGTTCGCGAGAGCCATCATCGGGCATCTTCCCGGAGGTCTCGGTCACGTGTGCGTGGTAGCAAACGTGATATTTTCCGGAATGTCAGGCTCGGCGATCGCCGATGCGGCAGGCCTGGGTCAGGTGTTGCACAAGGCCATGGTGGATAACGGATTTAAACCCAAGAGCTCGGCTGCGATCGTTGCATCGGCCTCTACCATCGGCCCTGTTATTCCTCCGAGCATCCCCTTTGTCCTTTACGGGGCGTTGACAGGCGTATCGGTGAGCAAACTCTTTCTGGCCGGATTCATTCCAGGATTATTGATGGCCATCGCCCTGATGGTCGCAATAGGGGTTTTGGCCAAGCGCTGGGGCCTGCCAAAGGCGCCGAGGGCGGATTTGAAGGAGATCATAGTGAGTATCAAAGGGGCCTTTTTGGCCCTGCTCGCGCCGGTCATCGTGATCGGCGGGATTTTGACCGGTATCTTTACGCCCACCGAGGCTGCAGTAGTTGCCTGCCTGTACGCTTTATTCCTCGGATTTCTGTACAAGGATCTGACACTGAAAGATCTGCCCAAGGTCTTCTGGGCTTCCATTAAACAGACCGTGAGTCTTATGTTTATTATTGCAGCGGCGGGCTTTTTCGGCTGGTTTACCATACACCAGAAGATTCCCGATCAGATTATCTTTAGCCTTACCCACATGAGCGCCACGCCTCCCGGCATTATCGCCATGGTGATTTTGATTGTGCTGATACTCGGCTGTTTTCTCGAAGGGAACGCGATCTTCATAATTACCATCCCCATCTTCGCGCCGATAGCGCGTCAGTTTGGCATCGATCTCGTAAATTTCGGTGTGGTCATGACGTTGCTCATTATGATCGGGAACCTGACGCCGCCTGTGGGCATGTGTCTTTTTGCCGTATCGAGCTTCAGCAAGGTGAGTCTGGGTGAACTGTCGAAAGAGGTGCTGCCCTACCTCGTGGGTATTTTTGTGGTTACCGTGGTAATTGCGTATCTGCCTACGATTTCCACCTTTCTCCCCTACCTCGTGATGGGTAAATAGAGGGTGATGACTATGGAGACTTTGATGAACATAGTAAAGTGTGTTGATAAGGCTGTGCTCAGTATTTTGAAAGTTATCACGATTATCTGTTTCTTTCTGCTTACGATATTAGTATCGGCCAACGTGTTTGTGCGCTTCGTTCCTGTGGCGTCGCTCCACTGGTTTGATGAAATCGTTGAGTTGCTCTATGCATACCTCGTGTTTTACGGGTCGGCGGCCCTCTTTATAAGCAGGGAACATTTTAGCGTGGGCAACTGGATAGGCGTAAGCATTATCAAGAACCGTTCGGGTAGGGGCGTATACAGGATAATCGTGGAATTCATGGTCCTGATCTTTGTTGGGATCTTTTTCTATTATTCATATGAATTAACCGTTTTAGCGCAGGACGTGACAAACGCTTTTGCCATACCGAAAAGTATCCTCTATTCGTGTTTGCCTGTGTCAGGCGCATTGATGATCATATATTCCATTCGTAACATAGTGGTTTACATCATGGGTTTGAGGGCGCGAGTTGAGGTCCAGGCCAAATGATCGTGACTTACACGAAGAAAGGAGAACGCTTATGATGGATACTCGATATTCAATCCACCCGGATCAGCTAAGGTCAATGGACACCGATACTATGAGGAGACACTTCCTGGTTCAGGGCCTTTTTGAAACAGACCTGTTAAAGATGGTTTACAGCCATGTCGATCGGATCATTGTGGGTGGTGTCTGTCCGGTACAGAAGAATGTGGCGCTCGGCGTGATGAAGGAACTTGGTGTCGACTATTTTCTGGAACGCAGAGAGATGGGCATCTTCAATGTTGGCTCCAAGGGCGCTGTCGTGATCGATGGAAAAGAGTACGAACTCGATAAAAAGGATTGTCTCTATATCGGCATGGGGTCCAAAGAGATATCATTCAGGAGTGCCTCCCCGGATGAGCCTGCACGATTCTATTTTAACAGTGCTCCTGCGCATGCCTCTTATCCAACGATCAAGCTTTCAAAGAAGGATGCACAGAAAGTACACCTCGGGGATCCTGATAAGGTAAATGTGCGAACCATTAATCAGTTCATTCATCCAAGCGTGATGAAGAGCTGTCAGCTTGTGATGGGCATGACCGAGCTTGCGTTAAACAGCGTGTGGAACACCATGCCGACACATACACACGACAGGCGCATGGAGGTATATTTTTATTTCGATCTGCCTCAGGATGCACTGGCGTTTCACTTCTTCGGCGAGCCGGGCGAGACGCGACATATCGTGATGAGAAATGAAGAGGCCGTTATATCACCAAGCTGGTCCATCCATTCGGGCGTGGGCACGTCAAACTACACGTTCATATGGGGCATGGTGGGAGAGAATCAGACATTCACTGACATGGATAATGTTCCTATGTTAGAATTGAAATAGAGTGAGGAGGCGAAGATGATAATCGATCAGTTCAACCTGGCTCACAAGGTGGCTATCGTGACAGGCGCCAGGACAGGCCTGGGCCAGGGTATGGCAGTCGGTCTTGCTGAAGCGGGCGCGGATATCGTGGGTGTTGACCTGAATGACCTCGACGAAACCGCAAGAATGGTCGAAGGAATAGGGAGGAGGTTTCTCAGGGTTCAAGCGAACCTGTCGCAAACAGGAGTGATACAAACCATAATTGACAAGACACTACTTGGTTTTGGAAGAATCGATGTCCTCGTGAATAATGCCGGAATCATACGCAGGACCGATGCTATAGAATTCAGCGAGAAGGACTGGGACGATGTCATAAGCGTTAATCTTAAGACGGTATTCTTTCTGTCCCAGGCCGTTGCAAAACAGTATATGAACCAGGGAACCGGAGGTAAAATAATCAATATTGCCTCGATGCTTTCTTTTCAGGGGGGTATACGGGTACCATCGTATACGGCGAGTAAAAGCGGCGTCATGGGGATCACCAGGCTCATGGCGAACGAATGGGCAAAACACCATATCAATGTTAATGCCATCGCTCCGGGTTATATGGCCACGGACAACACCGCTGAATTGCGTAAAGACGCGAAAAGAAGCGAAGAGATCCTCGCAAGAATACCGGCGGAAAGGTGGGGTGTGCCGGAGGACCTGAAGGGCGTTGTAGTGTTTCTCGCTTCGGAGGCGTCGAGCTACGTTCACGGGTACACCATAGCCGTGGACGGTGGATGGCTTGCCCGATGATTGGGGGTATGAGGTGAAGAAAGTCATCACGTTCGGAGAGGTCCTGTTGAGGTTGAGCACGCCGGGGTTTTTGCGGTTCAAGCAGGCGCGGTCATTCGATATTGTTTTCGGCGGCGGCGAGTCGAACGTGTCTGCTTCTCTTGCCCAGTGGGGGATGGCTACCGATTTCGTAACGCGCCTGCCGCAAAACGACATCGGAGACGCCTCAATTGCATTCCTCAAGAGCTTTGGCGTGGGGACCGGCAAGATCATAAGGGGAGGGAATCGCGTCGGGATTTATTTTCTCGAACATGGGGCGGCTCAGAGGGGAAGCAAGGTGATTTATGACCGCGACGGGTCATCGATCGCCACAATTGAAAAAGGCATGATTGACTGGGACCAGGTTTTCGAGGATGCAGACTGGTTTCATTGGACGGGGATCACGCCGGCAATAAGCGCAGGGCTTTGCGATGTTTGTCTGGAAGGGATTATAAAGGCGAAGGCAAGAGGCCTCACCGTTTCCTGTGATCTGAACTATCGCGACAAACTCTGGAGGTGGGGGAAGAAGGCATCAGAGATTATGCCGGAGTTGGTGGGGCACTGCGATATCGCCATAGGCAACGAGGAAGACGCGGAAAAAGTCCTCTCGATTGCAGCACCTGATACGGACGTGGCAGCGGGAAAAGTCAGTGCGGAGAATTATCGATTCGTGGCGGAGCGTATAAAGGAGCAGTTCCCGCGTCTTAAAATCGTTGCCATAACCCTAAGAGGCAGCATAAATGCGAACCATAACACGTGGTCGGGAGTGGCATTTGACGGCGGCGCGTTTTACGTGGGACCTGCCTTCGACATTACCCATATCGTAGACCGCGTGGGCGCAGGCGATGCCTTTTGCGGAGGACTGATCTACGGTTTGCGCACATACGAACACAATCTTCAAAGGGCGCTTGATTTTGCGGTTTCAGCATCGTGCATCAAGCATTCCATATTTGGCGACTTTAACATAGTGACAGTGGGCGATGTAGAAAAGATCATGTCGGGAGAGACATCGGGAAGGGTTTTGAGGTGATAAGTCAGGATTTATGCGCAGGTCCTTAAGGGAGGAGGCGGCCATGGCACGTTTTAGACGATTAGAGGTCTTGAATACGATGATCGAGGGTGGGCTCGTTCCCGTATTTTATCACCAGGACCTCGAGACAGCCAAGAGGATTGCTCGGGCAGTGGCCAACGGAGGCGTAAGGGTCCTCGAATTCACCAACAGGGGGGATTTCGCCTACCAGGTATTCTCCGAGCTCCTCAAATGGTGTGAAAAGGAACTCCCGGACCTTATCCTCGGCGCCGGCTCAGTGGTGGATGAGGGCACTGCATCGCTGTATATGAACAGCGGTGCTCATTTCATCGTTGCGCCTATTTTTAGTCGTGAAGTAGCCAGGATTTGTAATCGAAGAAAGATCGCCTATATACCTGGGTGTGGCAGCGCTTTAGAGATCTCTCAGGCCGAGGAATACGGGGCTGAGATAATAAAGATATTTCCAGCCACAGAGGTGGGAGGCCCTGAATTCGTCAAAAACATTCTCGCTCCCATGCCGTGGTCGTACATCATGCCCACAGGTGGGGTGGAGAGAACAAAAGAGTCGATCACAAAATGGTTTCAAGCGGGGGTAGCGTGCGTGGGCATGGGTTCTGCCCTGATAACCAAAGATTTGATGGCAAAAGGGGACTTCGAGACGATTTCGAAGAATATCTCTCAAGTACTCGATTGGATCGGACAGGCGCGAAACAAGCCAGCGTAACGCCCTGCTCGGTCGGGAAATATGCCACCCTGTGTTTGCTTTACGACCGCGTGTGTTCAGGCCGGCAATCTCTATTCTATATACACATCCCCTTCAAAGGTCATGGGCTTATCCCCTAGTTTCCGCACACATTCTTCCTGATCGAGGGCGAAGAGGGGACTAATTTCCACGTGAGCCCCTGCCGCGACCTTGCATCCGGCCTTCTCAAGCCAGCTTCTGAAGAGGTCTTCCATGGCCTGACGGGCCATCTGAGGGGTGTCCGATCCTTCGCTATTCTTTACCGGAGCAAACTCTTGTTCGCGAACGATCTCCATGCAGCATGCCCTCTCCGCCAGAGGGATGGCGTCAAACACAAAAGTCTCGAACTTCCAGACATCCAGGGTCTCAGATTCGCCGCCGGCCGGAGTTCGATCGACCCTCTTTCTCGCGCAATGATATGGAAGGGCGAAAC contains:
- a CDS encoding TRAP transporter substrate-binding protein — protein: MKKLSVILLFLIFSVSLAYGQAAKPAVIEMKLAHFAADDHPGNIASKMFAEAVEKRTNGRIKIVIYPNNALGSPPEVLEQNILGAVDMSLPTQGQLGKYSKKFNCVMLPFIFNDYKHADKVLDGPFIKWAVPDLDKAGLVFLSNWEWGFRNLTNSKHPVKNPEDVKGLKIRTPPELPTQAAMEALGAIVATINFNELQMALKQGTIDGQENPIAVIYSNKIYETQKYLTMTGHNYNTMVHVISKKVWDKLTPAEQRIIKEESKKAGDWMRKSVRDAEADQIKQLEKFGMEVTYPDKAKFKALMKPAYDRMKAIAGEDNIAAFIKMTEQAK
- a CDS encoding TRAP transporter large permease encodes the protein MLTLMIFLVLLILIMIDLPIAVAMGLTAIAFFVGLGNGSLLTMLPQRMYASTTSFTLLAVPFFILAGNLMNTGGITNRIFRFARAIIGHLPGGLGHVCVVANVIFSGMSGSAIADAAGLGQVLHKAMVDNGFKPKSSAAIVASASTIGPVIPPSIPFVLYGALTGVSVSKLFLAGFIPGLLMAIALMVAIGVLAKRWGLPKAPRADLKEIIVSIKGAFLALLAPVIVIGGILTGIFTPTEAAVVACLYALFLGFLYKDLTLKDLPKVFWASIKQTVSLMFIIAAAGFFGWFTIHQKIPDQIIFSLTHMSATPPGIIAMVILIVLILGCFLEGNAIFIITIPIFAPIARQFGIDLVNFGVVMTLLIMIGNLTPPVGMCLFAVSSFSKVSLGELSKEVLPYLVGIFVVTVVIAYLPTISTFLPYLVMGK
- a CDS encoding TRAP transporter small permease subunit gives rise to the protein MNIVKCVDKAVLSILKVITIICFFLLTILVSANVFVRFVPVASLHWFDEIVELLYAYLVFYGSAALFISREHFSVGNWIGVSIIKNRSGRGVYRIIVEFMVLIFVGIFFYYSYELTVLAQDVTNAFAIPKSILYSCLPVSGALMIIYSIRNIVVYIMGLRARVEVQAK
- the kduI gene encoding 5-dehydro-4-deoxy-D-glucuronate isomerase → MMDTRYSIHPDQLRSMDTDTMRRHFLVQGLFETDLLKMVYSHVDRIIVGGVCPVQKNVALGVMKELGVDYFLERREMGIFNVGSKGAVVIDGKEYELDKKDCLYIGMGSKEISFRSASPDEPARFYFNSAPAHASYPTIKLSKKDAQKVHLGDPDKVNVRTINQFIHPSVMKSCQLVMGMTELALNSVWNTMPTHTHDRRMEVYFYFDLPQDALAFHFFGEPGETRHIVMRNEEAVISPSWSIHSGVGTSNYTFIWGMVGENQTFTDMDNVPMLELK
- the kduD gene encoding 2-dehydro-3-deoxy-D-gluconate 5-dehydrogenase KduD; this translates as MIIDQFNLAHKVAIVTGARTGLGQGMAVGLAEAGADIVGVDLNDLDETARMVEGIGRRFLRVQANLSQTGVIQTIIDKTLLGFGRIDVLVNNAGIIRRTDAIEFSEKDWDDVISVNLKTVFFLSQAVAKQYMNQGTGGKIINIASMLSFQGGIRVPSYTASKSGVMGITRLMANEWAKHHINVNAIAPGYMATDNTAELRKDAKRSEEILARIPAERWGVPEDLKGVVVFLASEASSYVHGYTIAVDGGWLAR
- a CDS encoding sugar kinase translates to MKKVITFGEVLLRLSTPGFLRFKQARSFDIVFGGGESNVSASLAQWGMATDFVTRLPQNDIGDASIAFLKSFGVGTGKIIRGGNRVGIYFLEHGAAQRGSKVIYDRDGSSIATIEKGMIDWDQVFEDADWFHWTGITPAISAGLCDVCLEGIIKAKARGLTVSCDLNYRDKLWRWGKKASEIMPELVGHCDIAIGNEEDAEKVLSIAAPDTDVAAGKVSAENYRFVAERIKEQFPRLKIVAITLRGSINANHNTWSGVAFDGGAFYVGPAFDITHIVDRVGAGDAFCGGLIYGLRTYEHNLQRALDFAVSASCIKHSIFGDFNIVTVGDVEKIMSGETSGRVLR
- a CDS encoding bifunctional 4-hydroxy-2-oxoglutarate aldolase/2-dehydro-3-deoxy-phosphogluconate aldolase, whose protein sequence is MARFRRLEVLNTMIEGGLVPVFYHQDLETAKRIARAVANGGVRVLEFTNRGDFAYQVFSELLKWCEKELPDLILGAGSVVDEGTASLYMNSGAHFIVAPIFSREVARICNRRKIAYIPGCGSALEISQAEEYGAEIIKIFPATEVGGPEFVKNILAPMPWSYIMPTGGVERTKESITKWFQAGVACVGMGSALITKDLMAKGDFETISKNISQVLDWIGQARNKPA